In Scleropages formosus chromosome 20, fSclFor1.1, whole genome shotgun sequence, a single window of DNA contains:
- the mapk8ip3 gene encoding C-Jun-amino-terminal kinase-interacting protein 3 isoform X6 translates to MMELPLDEVVYQDDYGSVSVMSERVSGLANSIYREFERLIHSYDEEVVKELMPLVVNVLENLDSVLTENQEHEVELELLKEDNEQLITQYEREKALRKQAEEKFIEFEDALEAEKKELQKQVESLELQAKQLELKTKNYADQISRLEERESDMKKEYNALHQRHTEMIQTYVEHIERSKMQQVGSSQSEPSGCGRNKTERPPSLSLFPTTEGMDDESESGQSSVAATPSSIGTKSNTPTSSVPSASVTPLNEALSGFDMAHANNRRRSAKRLSRNMEVQVSQETRNVSIGMGSSDEWSEFQEIIDSTPELDMCMDPRIYGGGNSPSQGIVNEAFGINTDSLYHEIKDAKSDIIGDVDAGAELLGEFSVRDNFFGMGKEVENLLTENKQLLETKNALNIVKNDLIAKVDELSGEHEVLREELEAVKQSKVKADTRVKELEEELKRLKAEALGVAQDMKEDGAEDYSSPLQDDVSMAQRRRFTRVEMARVLMERNQYKERLMELQEAVRWTEMIRASRENPQIQEKKKSTIWQFFARLFSASSSPPPPKRPYTSVNIHYKSPTPAGFSQRRSHTLGQISTSNRTLEFFPEDDSALSARREQRREQYRQVREHMRREDGLRQACGWSVPPRFKQTNPLQDRSQDGPLKKHQLSPNDKEDNRIKNVPVPVYCRPLVEKDPTRKLWCAAGVDLTGWKGDKRDSPSNGALKTSSNDTDPLTADSSREEIKSSHSSPEKKKELRETDSMNSRVWILTSTHSASSVVIIDANQPGSLVDQFNVCNAHVLCIASVPAASESDYPAGEIFLEQGEGCSDETRGVEGMLAGITLVGCATNCSVVRSNCSSRTDTPVLDRGQGHVAPVLNGKVNPSQSAEEATEATEVPESTVTEAEGAPGPPGPFTEHVFTDPQPPAAEPPISRDTSQFKEQTNATNHETGEGAEEPKASTSAAPTMWLGAQNGWLYVHSAVSNWKKCLHSIKLKDSVLSLVHVKGRLLVALADGTLAIFHRSEDGQWDLTNYHLLDLGRPHHSIRCMAVVHDKVWCGYKNKVHVIQPRTMQIEKSFDVHPRKESQVRQLAWVGDGVWVSIRLDSTLRLYHALTHQHLQDVDIEPYVSKMLGTGKLGFSFVRITALLIAGNRLWVGTGNGVVISIPLTETVVLHRGQLLGLRANKVSPTSSGGVIHVYADENSEKSSGSFIPYCSMAQAQLCFHGHRDAVKFFVSVPGNVLATLNGSVLDSPSENPGSTAPTEAGDKTVQNVLVLSGGEGYIDFRIGDGEDDETEGTEDASQVKPVLAKAERSHIIVWQVSYVPE, encoded by the exons ATGATGGAGCTGCCGCTCGACGAGGTGGTCTACCAGGACGACTACGGCTCCGTGTCCGTGATGTCGGAGCGCGTGTCCGGCCTGGCCAACAGCATCTACCGCGAGTTCGAGCGCCTCATCCACAGCTACGACGAGGAGGTGGTGAAAGAGCTCATGCCGCTCGTGGTGAACGTGCTCGAGAACCTGGACTCGGTGCTCACGGAGAACCAGGAGCACGAGGTGGAGCTCGAGCTGCTCAAGGAGGACAACGAGCAGCTCATCACGCAGTACGAGCGCGAGAAGGCGCTGCGCAAGCAGGCGGAGGAG AAATTTATCGAGTTTGAGGATGCCTTGGAGGCAGAAaagaaggagctgcagaagcAGGTGGAGAGCTTGGAGCTGCAGGCGAAGCAACTGGAACTCAAGACCAAAAACTATGCTGACCAGA TATCCCGCCTCGAGGAGCGGGAATCAGACATGAAGAAGGAGTACAACGCTCTTCACCAGAGACACACTGAG ATGATCCAGACATATGTGGAACACATTGAACGATCCAAGATGCAGCAGGTCGGGTCCAGCCAATCAGAGCCCAGTGGCTGTGGACGGAA TAAGACGGAGCGGCCACCATCGCTCAGCCTGTTCCCCACCACAGAGGGGATG GATGATGAGTCTGAATCCGGCCAGTCCTCGGTAGCTGCCACTCCCAGCAGTATAGGCACCAAGTCAAACACGCCTACCTCTTCTGTGCCCTCCGCCTCTGTCACACCACTCAACGAGGCCTTGTCCGGCTTTGACATGGCGCACGCTAACAACAGGAGGAGGAGTGCCAAACGCCTCAGCAGAAACATGGAGGTTCAGGTCTCTCAGGAGACCAGGAATGTCAGCATCG GAATGGGCAGCAGTGACGAATGGTCCGAGTTCCAAGAGATCATTGACTCCACTCCGGAGCTGGACATGTGCATGGACCCACGGATTTATGGGGGAGGAAACAG CCCCTCGCAGGGCATTGTCAACGAGGCATTCGGCATCAACACGGATTCTCTGTACCATGAGATCAAAGATGCCAAGTCAGATATCATAGGGGATGTGGATGCAGGGGCGGAGCTTCTCG GGGAGTTCTCAG TGCGAGATAACTTTTTCG GGATGGGGAAAGAAGTGGAGAACCTCCTGACAGAGAACAAGCAACTCCTGGAGACCAA GAATGCCTTGAACATTGTGAAAAATGACCTGATTGCCAAAGTAGATGAGCTGTCTGGTGAACATGAGGTTCTCAGGGAGGAGTTAGAGGCTGTCAAGCAGTCTAAGGTCAAGGCGGACACTAGAGTCaaggaactggaggaggaaCTAAAGAG ATTAAAAGCAGAGGCCTTGGGGGTAGCACAAGACATGAAGGAGGACGGAGCAGAAGAT TACTCGTCTCCTCTCCAAGATGATGTGTCTATGGCCCAGCGAAGGCGCTTCACCCGGGTGGAGATGGCAAGGGTGCTCATGGAGCGCAACCAGTACAAGGAGCGGCTGATGGAGCTGCAAGAGGCCGTACGGTGGACAGAGATGATCAG ggCCTCCAGGGAAAATCCTCAAATACAGGAGAAGAAGAAATCCACGATTTGGCAGTT CTTTGCTCGACTCTTCAGTGCGTCCTccagccccccgccccccaagaGACCTTATACCAGCGTCAACATCCACTACAAGTCACCCACACCAGCTGGCTTCTCCCAGCGCCGCAGCCACACCTTGGGTCAGATCTCCACGTCGAACCGCACGCTAGAATTCTTCCCCGAGGA TGACAGTGCGCTGTCTGCGCGCCGTGAGCAGCGCCGTGAGCAGTACCGCCAGGTCCGAGAGCACATGCGCAGGGAGGACGGACTCCGCCAAGCCTGTGGGTGGAGCGTGCCACCGCGTTTTAAACAG ACAAACCCTCTGCAGGATCGCTCGCAAGACGGGCCACTGAAGAAGCACCAG CTTAGTCCCAATGACAAGGAGGACAACCGTATAAAGAATGTTCCGGTGCCAGTGTACTGTCGCCCCCTTGTGGAGAAGGATCCTACCAGGAAG CTGTGGTGTGCAGCTGGGGTGGATTTGACTGGCTGGAAAGGGGATAAACGGGACAGCCCATCCAATGGAGCGCTGAAAACTTCATCAAATGACACAGACCCCCTAACAGCAGACAGCAGCAGAGAGGAGATCAAGAGCAGCCATAGTTCTCCGGAGAAGAAAAAG GAGCTCCGCGAGACCGATTCCATGAACAGTCGAGTTTGGATACTCACCAGTACGCACTCCGCCAGCAGCGTGGTCATCATTGACGCCAACCAGCCCGGCTCCCTTGTCGACCAGTTCAACGTATGCAACGCACACGTGCTCTGTATTGCCAGCGTACCAG CGGCCAGCGAGAGCGACTACCCGGCGGGGGAAATATTCCTGGAGCAGGGTGAGGGCTGCTCGGACGAGACGAGGGGTGTGGAGGGCATGCTGGCTGGCATCACGTTGGTGGGCTGTGCCACAAACTGCAGCGTGGTCCGAAGCAACTGCTCGTCGCGCACAGACACACCCGTGCTGGACAGAGGCCAGG GCCATGTGGCTCCAGTGCTCAATGGGAAGGTGAACCCATCCCAGTCTGCAGAGGAAGCCACGGAGGCCACGGAGGTACCTGAGTCCACGGTCACCGAAGCAGAGGGAGCACCTGGCCCCCCAGGCCCTTTCACCGAGCATGTCTTTACTGACCCCCAGCCCCCGGCAGCAGAACCCCCCATCAGCAG GGATACTTCACAGTTTAAGGAGCAGACGAATGCCACAAACCATGAGACAGGAGAAGGGGCAGAAGAACCGAAAGCCAGCACCAGCGCTGCCCCCACTATGTGGCTTGGAGCTCAGAATGGCTG GCTTTATGTCCACTCTGCAGTGTCCAACTGGAAGAAATGTTTGCATTCGATCAAACTGAAAGACTCGGTCCTCAGTCTGGT GCATGTTAAAGGCAGACTGTTAGTGGCCCTTGCGGATGGGACCCTTGCCATCTTCCACAGATCTGAAG ATGGTCAGTGGGACCTGACTAACTACCACCTGCTGGACTTGGGACGGCCCCACCACTCTATCCGCTGCATGGCTGTGGTGCATGACAAGGTGTGGTGTGGTTACAAGAACAAGGTGCATGTCATTCAGCCCAGGACCATGCAGATTGAG AAATCATTTGATGTGCACCCGCGCAAGGAGAGCCAGGTACGCCAGCTGGCATGGGTGGGCGACGGTGTATGGGTGTCCATCCGGCTGGACTCCACCCTTCGGCTGTACCATGCGCTCACTCACCAGCACCTGCAGGACGTCGACATAGAGCCCTACGTCAGCAAGATGCTCG GTACCGGAAAGCTGGGCTTCTCCTTTGTGCGAATCACGGCGCTGCTCATCGCAGGGAACCGTCTATGGGTGGGGACGGGGAATGGAGTGGTCATCTCTATTCCACTTACGGAGA CTGTAGTCCTTCATCGGGGACAACTTCTGGGTTTGAGGG CCAACAAGGTTTCCCCCACCTCCTCTGGAGGGGTCATCCATGTGTACGCAGACGAGAACTCGGAGAAAAGCAGCGGCAGCTTCATCCCCTACTGTTCCATGGCCCAGGCACAGCTCTGCTTCCACGGACACCGGGATGCAGTCAAATTCTTTGTCTCTGTGCCGG GCAATGTCCTGGCCACCCTGAATGGCAGTGTGCTGGATAGTCCTTCTGAGAATCCTGGATCCACAGCACCCACAGAGGCAGGGGACAAGACAGTTCAGAACGTGTTGGTGCTGAGCGGCGGGGAGGGATATATCGATTTCCGCATCG GGGATGGGGAGGACGATGAGACGGAGGGCACCGAAGATGCGTCGCAGGTGAAGCCGGTGCTGGCCAAGGCCGAGAGGAGCCACATCATCGTGTGGCAGGTGTCTTACGTCCCCGAGTGA
- the mapk8ip3 gene encoding C-Jun-amino-terminal kinase-interacting protein 3 isoform X1 has protein sequence MMELPLDEVVYQDDYGSVSVMSERVSGLANSIYREFERLIHSYDEEVVKELMPLVVNVLENLDSVLTENQEHEVELELLKEDNEQLITQYEREKALRKQAEEKFIEFEDALEAEKKELQKQVESLELQAKQLELKTKNYADQISRLEERESDMKKEYNALHQRHTEMIQTYVEHIERSKMQQVGSSQSEPSGCGRNQRQAWRKSKTERPPSLSLFPTTEGMVRGCQGGARMTPGSDIWQVGKLSQSRCTSTYKDDESESGQSSVAATPSSIGTKSNTPTSSVPSASVTPLNEALSGFDMAHANNRRRSAKRLSRNMEVQVSQETRNVSIGMGSSDEWSEFQEIIDSTPELDMCMDPRIYGGGNSPSQGIVNEAFGINTDSLYHEIKDAKSDIIGDVDAGAELLGEFSVRDNFFGMGKEVENLLTENKQLLETKNALNIVKNDLIAKVDELSGEHEVLREELEAVKQSKVKADTRVKELEEELKRLKAEALGVAQDMKEDGAEDYSSPLQDDVSMAQRRRFTRVEMARVLMERNQYKERLMELQEAVRWTEMIRASRENPQIQEKKKSTIWQFFARLFSASSSPPPPKRPYTSVNIHYKSPTPAGFSQRRSHTLGQISTSNRTLEFFPEDDSALSARREQRREQYRQVREHMRREDGLRQACGWSVPPRFKQTNPLQDRSQDGPLKKHQLSPNDKEDNRIKNVPVPVYCRPLVEKDPTRKLWCAAGVDLTGWKGDKRDSPSNGALKTSSNDTDPLTADSSREEIKSSHSSPEKKKELRETDSMNSRVWILTSTHSASSVVIIDANQPGSLVDQFNVCNAHVLCIASVPAASESDYPAGEIFLEQGEGCSDETRGVEGMLAGITLVGCATNCSVVRSNCSSRTDTPVLDRGQGHVAPVLNGKVNPSQSAEEATEATEVPESTVTEAEGAPGPPGPFTEHVFTDPQPPAAEPPISRDTSQFKEQTNATNHETGEGAEEPKASTSAAPTMWLGAQNGWLYVHSAVSNWKKCLHSIKLKDSVLSLVHVKGRLLVALADGTLAIFHRSEDGQWDLTNYHLLDLGRPHHSIRCMAVVHDKVWCGYKNKVHVIQPRTMQIEKSFDVHPRKESQVRQLAWVGDGVWVSIRLDSTLRLYHALTHQHLQDVDIEPYVSKMLGTGKLGFSFVRITALLIAGNRLWVGTGNGVVISIPLTETVVLHRGQLLGLRANKVSPTSSGGVIHVYADENSEKSSGSFIPYCSMAQAQLCFHGHRDAVKFFVSVPGNVLATLNGSVLDSPSENPGSTAPTEAGDKTVQNVLVLSGGEGYIDFRIGDGEDDETEGTEDASQVKPVLAKAERSHIIVWQVSYVPE, from the exons ATGATGGAGCTGCCGCTCGACGAGGTGGTCTACCAGGACGACTACGGCTCCGTGTCCGTGATGTCGGAGCGCGTGTCCGGCCTGGCCAACAGCATCTACCGCGAGTTCGAGCGCCTCATCCACAGCTACGACGAGGAGGTGGTGAAAGAGCTCATGCCGCTCGTGGTGAACGTGCTCGAGAACCTGGACTCGGTGCTCACGGAGAACCAGGAGCACGAGGTGGAGCTCGAGCTGCTCAAGGAGGACAACGAGCAGCTCATCACGCAGTACGAGCGCGAGAAGGCGCTGCGCAAGCAGGCGGAGGAG AAATTTATCGAGTTTGAGGATGCCTTGGAGGCAGAAaagaaggagctgcagaagcAGGTGGAGAGCTTGGAGCTGCAGGCGAAGCAACTGGAACTCAAGACCAAAAACTATGCTGACCAGA TATCCCGCCTCGAGGAGCGGGAATCAGACATGAAGAAGGAGTACAACGCTCTTCACCAGAGACACACTGAG ATGATCCAGACATATGTGGAACACATTGAACGATCCAAGATGCAGCAGGTCGGGTCCAGCCAATCAGAGCCCAGTGGCTGTGGACGGAA TCAGCGTCAGGCATGGAGGAAAAG TAAGACGGAGCGGCCACCATCGCTCAGCCTGTTCCCCACCACAGAGGGGATGGTACGTGGGTGTCAGGGGGGGGCTAGGATGACGCCGGGGTCTGACATCTGGCAGGTCGGCAAGCTCAGCCAGTCCCGCTGCACCTCCACCTATAAG GATGATGAGTCTGAATCCGGCCAGTCCTCGGTAGCTGCCACTCCCAGCAGTATAGGCACCAAGTCAAACACGCCTACCTCTTCTGTGCCCTCCGCCTCTGTCACACCACTCAACGAGGCCTTGTCCGGCTTTGACATGGCGCACGCTAACAACAGGAGGAGGAGTGCCAAACGCCTCAGCAGAAACATGGAGGTTCAGGTCTCTCAGGAGACCAGGAATGTCAGCATCG GAATGGGCAGCAGTGACGAATGGTCCGAGTTCCAAGAGATCATTGACTCCACTCCGGAGCTGGACATGTGCATGGACCCACGGATTTATGGGGGAGGAAACAG CCCCTCGCAGGGCATTGTCAACGAGGCATTCGGCATCAACACGGATTCTCTGTACCATGAGATCAAAGATGCCAAGTCAGATATCATAGGGGATGTGGATGCAGGGGCGGAGCTTCTCG GGGAGTTCTCAG TGCGAGATAACTTTTTCG GGATGGGGAAAGAAGTGGAGAACCTCCTGACAGAGAACAAGCAACTCCTGGAGACCAA GAATGCCTTGAACATTGTGAAAAATGACCTGATTGCCAAAGTAGATGAGCTGTCTGGTGAACATGAGGTTCTCAGGGAGGAGTTAGAGGCTGTCAAGCAGTCTAAGGTCAAGGCGGACACTAGAGTCaaggaactggaggaggaaCTAAAGAG ATTAAAAGCAGAGGCCTTGGGGGTAGCACAAGACATGAAGGAGGACGGAGCAGAAGAT TACTCGTCTCCTCTCCAAGATGATGTGTCTATGGCCCAGCGAAGGCGCTTCACCCGGGTGGAGATGGCAAGGGTGCTCATGGAGCGCAACCAGTACAAGGAGCGGCTGATGGAGCTGCAAGAGGCCGTACGGTGGACAGAGATGATCAG ggCCTCCAGGGAAAATCCTCAAATACAGGAGAAGAAGAAATCCACGATTTGGCAGTT CTTTGCTCGACTCTTCAGTGCGTCCTccagccccccgccccccaagaGACCTTATACCAGCGTCAACATCCACTACAAGTCACCCACACCAGCTGGCTTCTCCCAGCGCCGCAGCCACACCTTGGGTCAGATCTCCACGTCGAACCGCACGCTAGAATTCTTCCCCGAGGA TGACAGTGCGCTGTCTGCGCGCCGTGAGCAGCGCCGTGAGCAGTACCGCCAGGTCCGAGAGCACATGCGCAGGGAGGACGGACTCCGCCAAGCCTGTGGGTGGAGCGTGCCACCGCGTTTTAAACAG ACAAACCCTCTGCAGGATCGCTCGCAAGACGGGCCACTGAAGAAGCACCAG CTTAGTCCCAATGACAAGGAGGACAACCGTATAAAGAATGTTCCGGTGCCAGTGTACTGTCGCCCCCTTGTGGAGAAGGATCCTACCAGGAAG CTGTGGTGTGCAGCTGGGGTGGATTTGACTGGCTGGAAAGGGGATAAACGGGACAGCCCATCCAATGGAGCGCTGAAAACTTCATCAAATGACACAGACCCCCTAACAGCAGACAGCAGCAGAGAGGAGATCAAGAGCAGCCATAGTTCTCCGGAGAAGAAAAAG GAGCTCCGCGAGACCGATTCCATGAACAGTCGAGTTTGGATACTCACCAGTACGCACTCCGCCAGCAGCGTGGTCATCATTGACGCCAACCAGCCCGGCTCCCTTGTCGACCAGTTCAACGTATGCAACGCACACGTGCTCTGTATTGCCAGCGTACCAG CGGCCAGCGAGAGCGACTACCCGGCGGGGGAAATATTCCTGGAGCAGGGTGAGGGCTGCTCGGACGAGACGAGGGGTGTGGAGGGCATGCTGGCTGGCATCACGTTGGTGGGCTGTGCCACAAACTGCAGCGTGGTCCGAAGCAACTGCTCGTCGCGCACAGACACACCCGTGCTGGACAGAGGCCAGG GCCATGTGGCTCCAGTGCTCAATGGGAAGGTGAACCCATCCCAGTCTGCAGAGGAAGCCACGGAGGCCACGGAGGTACCTGAGTCCACGGTCACCGAAGCAGAGGGAGCACCTGGCCCCCCAGGCCCTTTCACCGAGCATGTCTTTACTGACCCCCAGCCCCCGGCAGCAGAACCCCCCATCAGCAG GGATACTTCACAGTTTAAGGAGCAGACGAATGCCACAAACCATGAGACAGGAGAAGGGGCAGAAGAACCGAAAGCCAGCACCAGCGCTGCCCCCACTATGTGGCTTGGAGCTCAGAATGGCTG GCTTTATGTCCACTCTGCAGTGTCCAACTGGAAGAAATGTTTGCATTCGATCAAACTGAAAGACTCGGTCCTCAGTCTGGT GCATGTTAAAGGCAGACTGTTAGTGGCCCTTGCGGATGGGACCCTTGCCATCTTCCACAGATCTGAAG ATGGTCAGTGGGACCTGACTAACTACCACCTGCTGGACTTGGGACGGCCCCACCACTCTATCCGCTGCATGGCTGTGGTGCATGACAAGGTGTGGTGTGGTTACAAGAACAAGGTGCATGTCATTCAGCCCAGGACCATGCAGATTGAG AAATCATTTGATGTGCACCCGCGCAAGGAGAGCCAGGTACGCCAGCTGGCATGGGTGGGCGACGGTGTATGGGTGTCCATCCGGCTGGACTCCACCCTTCGGCTGTACCATGCGCTCACTCACCAGCACCTGCAGGACGTCGACATAGAGCCCTACGTCAGCAAGATGCTCG GTACCGGAAAGCTGGGCTTCTCCTTTGTGCGAATCACGGCGCTGCTCATCGCAGGGAACCGTCTATGGGTGGGGACGGGGAATGGAGTGGTCATCTCTATTCCACTTACGGAGA CTGTAGTCCTTCATCGGGGACAACTTCTGGGTTTGAGGG CCAACAAGGTTTCCCCCACCTCCTCTGGAGGGGTCATCCATGTGTACGCAGACGAGAACTCGGAGAAAAGCAGCGGCAGCTTCATCCCCTACTGTTCCATGGCCCAGGCACAGCTCTGCTTCCACGGACACCGGGATGCAGTCAAATTCTTTGTCTCTGTGCCGG GCAATGTCCTGGCCACCCTGAATGGCAGTGTGCTGGATAGTCCTTCTGAGAATCCTGGATCCACAGCACCCACAGAGGCAGGGGACAAGACAGTTCAGAACGTGTTGGTGCTGAGCGGCGGGGAGGGATATATCGATTTCCGCATCG GGGATGGGGAGGACGATGAGACGGAGGGCACCGAAGATGCGTCGCAGGTGAAGCCGGTGCTGGCCAAGGCCGAGAGGAGCCACATCATCGTGTGGCAGGTGTCTTACGTCCCCGAGTGA